One window from the genome of Brachionichthys hirsutus isolate HB-005 chromosome 19, CSIRO-AGI_Bhir_v1, whole genome shotgun sequence encodes:
- the LOC137908815 gene encoding uncharacterized protein, with protein MAKLPGNAGVSVLGDKTLEFYRGPVEFCREKMDKHRSRVFLSRILNRPTALICSVKAMRELLCEKSNIFLKDPTDLMTNVYGDTVVTTNGEEACLLRLSLTPLLSGCCLESSQDYITSVCERCLKDLSPSDMPERVYSIFKRLGSEFVLGLFLNVRADEQPELYQEIVQLCTQHWRGLISAPVNMKVPLWSSGLSVALEARDKLMDIVKDKLERDSKGFVGSLASLPLPDSSSASQHLLLFISALIPKALASVLTSFTLALSGKEEMRQRAMRDPEYLRGVLLEVQRLWPPFIGGRRLAAQDSTLAGFHIPKDYGVVYISHAVHRDPEVFQQPDRFLPQRWSEGNAGQEHFLCSFGSGPRRCIGVKLTEHFLKEACTYLLKHYDWDLNPPSQDLEYKWLPVSRPVIHPTISFTPLHQTVSDSSTSSGGDAFFRDVPAD; from the exons ATGGCGAAACTACCAGGAAATGCAGGTGTGTCGGTGCTCGGGGATAAAACGCTGGAGTTCTACCGCGGCCCGGTGGAGTTCTGCCGGGAGAAGATGGACAAACACCGGAGCAGAGTATTTCTGTCCCGGATCCTGAACAGACCGACAGCCTTAATCTGCTCCGTGAAGGCAATGAGAGAGCTGCTCTGTG agaaGTCGAACATATTTCTGAAGGATCCAACTGACTTGATGACCAACGTTTACGGCGACACCGTTGTCACCACTAATG GAGAGGAAGCATGTcttctccgtctgtctctcaccCCCCTGCTCTCTGGATGCTGCCTGGAATCATCTCAAGATTATATCACCAG TGTGTGTGAGCGCTGTTTGAAGGATCTCTCCCCCAG tgacaTGCCAGAGCGTGTGTATTCTATCTTTAAGCGTCTTGGGTCAGAGTTTGTGTTGGGTCTTTTCTTGAACGTACGAGCGGATGAGCAGCCTGAACTTTACCAGGAAATTGTGCAACTCTGCACCCAACACTGGCGTG GTCTCATCTCTGCTCCAGTGAACATGAAGGTCCCCCTTTGGTCGTCGGGTTTGTCCGTCGCCCTGGAGGCCAGAGACAAGCTGATGGACATAGTCAAAGACAAACTGGAGCGTGACTCAAAGGG TTTTGTCGGATCTCTTGCCTCTTTGCCGCTTCCGGACTCCAGCTCTGCCTCccagcacctcctgctgttcATCTCGGCACTGATCCCCAAAGCTCTGGCATCGGTGCTCACCTCGTTCACACTGGCCCTCAGCGGAAAGGAAGAG ATGCGACAGCGAGCGATGAGAGACCCTGAGTACCTGCGAGGAGTCCTGCTGGAGGTTCAGAGACTTTGGCCTCCTTTCATTGGTGGACGGAGACTCGCCGCTCAG gactcCACCCTCGCAGGCTTTCATATCCCCAAGGATTATGGCGTTGTCTATATCAGCCACGCTGTGCACCGTGACCCAGAGGTGTTCCAGCAGCCGGACCGCTTCCTGCCGCAGAGGTGGAGTGAGGG GAATGCAGGCCAGGAGCACTTCCTGTGCTCCTTCGGCAGCGGGCCGAGGCGCTGCATCGGAGTTAAACTTACAGAACACTTTCTCAAG GAAGCATGCACGTACCTGCTGAAGCACTACGACTGGGATTTGAACCCTCCATCGCAGGACCTGGAGTACAAATGGCTGCCTGTGTCTCGCCCCGTCATCCATCCCACCATCTCCTTCACCCCACTGCATCAGACCGTATCTGACAGCAGCACCAGCTCAGGAGGCGACGCTTTCTTTCGTGATGTGCCTGCTGattag
- the si:dkey-247m21.3 gene encoding 5-hydroxytryptamine receptor 4 — protein MATASPRHLVDDIINTGQQQQQQQEEQHQHEFLASLETILLTIFLSIIIIMTAFGNLLVMVALCKDRHLRKKKTNYFIVSLAFADLLVALVVMPFAAIELTTGRWYYGEIFCLIRTSLDVQLTTASILHLCCIALDRYYAICCQPLVYRHKMTPVRVAVMLSGCWLIPTFISFLPIMQRWNTIGIEDIIDERIISAGGSNDTNCMFMVNRPYALICSAVAFYVPLALMILAYQRIYVTAMIHVRQIEMLQRAGSVPATGTAPAFTVRSSTASEPSEHYHLRAPTDSSSSEHAPIANSRMHIETKAAKTLAVIMGCFCLCWAPFFITNVVDPFIHYSAPWQLWTAWLWLGYINSGLNPFLYAFLNRAFRRAFLVILCCGDERYARQGSYSYVHSHRACSAASANGTSMALRLSFLPNRSYSDNGQTILANEQESQCSLGTL, from the exons ATGGCCACAGCATCACCTCGACA TTTGGTGGATGACATAATAAacacaggacaacaacaacaacaacaacaggaagaaCAGCATCAGCATGAATTCCTCGCCTCCCTGGAGACAATTCTTCTCACCATCTTTCTCtccattatcatcatcatgactGCATTTGGAAATCTGCTGGTCATGGTGGCACTCTGCAAGGACAGACATCTACG AAAGAAGAAGACCAACTACTTCATTGTCTCCCTGGCATTTGCTGACTTGCTGGTTGCTTTGGTGGTGATGCCCTTTGCTGCGATCGAGCTGACCACCGGTCGTTGGTACTATGGAGAGATTTTCTGCCTGATCCGAACGTCTCTGGATGTTCAGCTGACTACAGCATCTATCCTGCACCTCTGCTGCATTGCACTGGACAG GTACTATGCTATCTGCTGTCAACCCCTGGTCTACAGACACAAGATGACCCCCGTTCGAGTGGCCGTCATGCTCAGTGGCTGCTGGCTCATCCCCACGTTTATCTCTTTCCTTCCCATCATGCAACGCTGGAACACCATCGGCATAGAAGACATT ATTGACGAGCGGATAATCTCGGCTGGAGGCTCCAATGACACAAACTGTATGTTTATGGTCAACCGGCCATACGCCCTGATCTGCTCTGCGGTGGCCTTCTACGTCCCGTTGGCCCTCATGATCTTGGCCTACCAGCGCATCTACGTCACCGCCATGATCCATGTGCGGCAGATCGAGATGCTCCAGCGAGCTGGCTCAGTGCCGGCGACCGGGACAGCGCCAGCGTTCACCGTGAGGTCATCCACTGCGTCCGAACCCTCGGAACACTACCACCTCAGGGCGCCAACGGACAGCTCCTCCTCGGAGCACGCGCCCATAGCAAACAGCCGCATGCACATCGAGACGAAGGCGGCAAAGACACTCGCCGTTATAATGGGTTGCTTCTGCCTATGCTGGGCGCCGTTCTTCATCACCAATGTGGTGGACCCGTTTATCCATTACTCGGCCCCATGGCAGCTGTGGACTGCCTGGCTTTGGCTCGGCTACATCAACTCCGGCCTGAACCCCTTCCTGTACGCCTTCCTGAACCGGGCGTTCCGGAGGGCGTTCCTGGTGATTCTCTGCTGTGGAGATGAGAGATATGCGAGGCAGGGGAGCTACTCCTACGTGCACAGCCACAGAGCATGCTCAGCCGCATCAGCCAACGGGACCTCTATGGCACTGAG